One window of the Rufibacter radiotolerans genome contains the following:
- the rpmB gene encoding 50S ribosomal protein L28 produces MARVCDLTGKRVQVGNRVSHANNKTKRKFFPNLQKKRFYIPEEDAWVTLKVSTSALRNITKNGISAVLKKAKADGYIVY; encoded by the coding sequence ATGGCACGAGTTTGTGATTTAACCGGTAAAAGAGTGCAGGTGGGTAACCGCGTTTCGCACGCCAACAATAAGACGAAGCGTAAGTTCTTCCCTAACTTGCAGAAGAAACGCTTTTACATCCCAGAAGAAGATGCATGGGTAACCCTTAAAGTTTCTACTTCTGCCCTTCGTAACATCACCAAAAACGGCATCTCTGCTGTTTTGAAGAAAGCAAAAGCAGACGGTTATATCGTTTACTAA
- a CDS encoding DUF5522 domain-containing protein, whose amino-acid sequence MKAKPQPLEPGDFYFNEQGLMVFTAQYHQRRGFCCQSGCKHCPFGFRKTDPSSPASGSKNGPENG is encoded by the coding sequence ATGAAAGCGAAACCGCAGCCCCTGGAGCCCGGAGACTTCTATTTTAATGAGCAGGGGTTGATGGTGTTCACGGCGCAGTACCACCAGAGAAGAGGCTTCTGTTGCCAGAGCGGCTGCAAGCATTGTCCCTTTGGTTTCCGTAAAACAGACCCTTCTTCTCCCGCGAGTGGAAGCAAAAATGGGCCTGAGAACGGGTAA
- the rocD gene encoding ornithine--oxo-acid transaminase, whose translation METSTITSSQEAIALEDKYGAHNYHPLPVVLTRGEGVFLWDVEGKQYYDFLSAYSAVNQGHCHPHIINALTEQAQQLTLTSRAFYNDKLGPAEKYLCELFGYDKALLMNSGAEAVETAIKLARKWGYKEKLIPPHHAEIVVVEHNFHGRTTGIISFSTDPSSTTGFGPYMPGYKVIPYDNIEALEQTLQENLHICAFLVEPIQGEAGVMVPSEGYLAKAKALCTKYNVLLIVDEIQTGIGRTGKMLASDYDGIKPDILILGKALSGGVLPVSAALADDHIMLSIQPGEHGSTFGGNPLACAVAVAALEVIQKEKLTENAMRLGEIFRDRMNQLKARHPELVSLVRGRGLLNAVVIQPTSDGRTAWDVCVKLMENGLLAKPTHGDIIRFAPPLVITEEQLNECCDIIERTLEEF comes from the coding sequence ATGGAAACTTCCACCATCACTTCCAGCCAGGAGGCTATCGCTTTAGAAGACAAGTACGGCGCCCATAATTACCACCCACTGCCTGTGGTGCTGACCCGCGGCGAGGGAGTGTTCCTGTGGGACGTGGAAGGAAAGCAGTACTATGACTTCCTGAGTGCGTACAGTGCCGTGAACCAGGGGCATTGCCACCCGCATATCATCAATGCCCTCACCGAGCAGGCGCAGCAACTCACCCTTACCTCCCGCGCTTTCTATAACGACAAACTCGGTCCTGCCGAAAAATACCTCTGCGAACTGTTTGGCTATGACAAGGCCCTACTTATGAACTCCGGTGCCGAGGCCGTGGAGACTGCTATCAAACTGGCCCGCAAGTGGGGCTATAAAGAAAAACTGATTCCCCCGCACCACGCCGAGATTGTAGTAGTGGAGCATAACTTCCATGGCCGTACCACGGGTATTATCTCCTTTAGCACTGACCCCAGTAGCACCACCGGTTTTGGGCCGTACATGCCGGGCTACAAGGTAATTCCTTATGACAACATTGAGGCGTTGGAGCAGACGCTGCAGGAGAACCTGCACATTTGCGCGTTTCTGGTGGAGCCCATTCAGGGCGAGGCCGGCGTAATGGTGCCCTCAGAAGGCTACCTGGCCAAGGCCAAGGCGCTGTGCACCAAATACAACGTGCTCTTGATTGTAGATGAGATTCAGACCGGTATTGGCCGCACCGGCAAGATGCTGGCCTCTGACTATGACGGCATCAAGCCAGATATTTTGATTCTGGGCAAAGCGCTTTCCGGTGGCGTGCTGCCCGTGTCTGCGGCCCTCGCCGATGACCACATCATGCTCAGCATTCAGCCGGGTGAGCACGGCTCTACTTTTGGCGGGAATCCGTTGGCCTGCGCCGTGGCCGTGGCTGCCCTGGAGGTGATCCAAAAAGAGAAATTAACCGAGAATGCCATGCGCCTGGGCGAAATCTTCAGGGACCGCATGAACCAACTCAAGGCCCGCCACCCCGAACTGGTAAGCCTGGTGCGGGGCCGCGGACTGCTCAACGCCGTGGTCATCCAACCTACTTCAGACGGACGCACCGCCTGGGATGTCTGCGTGAAACTGATGGAGAACGGCCTGCTGGCCAAGCCTACCCACGGCGATATCATCCGGTTCGCGCCGCCGCTGGTAATCACTGAGGAGCAGCTGAATGAATGCTGCGATATTATTGAGAGAACCCTGGAGGAGTTTTAA
- a CDS encoding aminopeptidase P N-terminal domain-containing protein → MSLPLGVAAQSIGPDKPADFLDKEFHRQRREALRRQLPAHSVAVLFSNPLRNRANDVDFHFHQDPDFYYLTGYREPNAVLLLFSDQLMINGVATEEVLFAQPRNPQAESWTGKRLGEEGVKQHLGIAHALPATSFAGFKLDTAAFEQILLLDLPHDLRNDPRDKADLYDLVAQFRQKVGVAPDQSFDHQQVYQIIKLYDAQAGDKVQQEVQRQMAANPALAGNTFLKQYVTAKDAPARAAVAASLPKEKLNLSALEEILAEMREVKTPKELKLLRKAVAMSAIGQVEVMKAMHPNMSETEVQGIHEFVYKKYGAEYEGYPSIVGAGNNGCILHYVENEKPRLGKDLVLMDLGAEYHGYTADVTRTIPANGKFTPEQKQIYELVYAAQEAGFKACKVGNPFNATNEAAQSVLAAGLVKLGIIQKPEDARRYTMHGVSHYLGLDVHDRGTYGPLKANSVITVEPGIYIPDGSPCDKKWWGIGVRIEDDILITDKGWENLSAGAPRTVKEIEATMAKPSPLDNFKLPELK, encoded by the coding sequence GTGTCGCTGCCGCTAGGCGTGGCCGCGCAATCTATAGGCCCGGACAAACCTGCGGATTTCCTGGATAAAGAATTTCACCGGCAACGGAGAGAGGCCCTGCGGCGACAGCTGCCGGCTCACTCCGTTGCCGTTTTGTTTTCCAATCCCCTCCGCAATCGGGCCAATGACGTGGATTTCCATTTCCACCAGGACCCCGACTTCTACTACCTCACCGGTTACCGCGAACCCAATGCCGTGCTGCTGCTTTTCTCTGACCAACTCATGATCAATGGGGTGGCCACCGAGGAGGTGCTGTTTGCGCAGCCCCGCAATCCGCAGGCTGAGTCCTGGACAGGCAAGCGCCTGGGCGAGGAAGGGGTAAAGCAGCATCTGGGCATTGCCCACGCACTGCCGGCCACCAGCTTTGCCGGCTTTAAGCTGGATACGGCGGCCTTTGAGCAGATCCTGCTCCTAGACCTACCCCATGACCTCCGGAATGACCCCCGTGACAAAGCCGATCTGTATGACCTTGTAGCGCAGTTTCGGCAGAAGGTAGGCGTGGCGCCAGACCAAAGCTTTGACCACCAGCAGGTATACCAGATCATCAAGCTATATGATGCACAGGCCGGTGACAAGGTACAGCAGGAAGTACAGCGGCAGATGGCAGCTAACCCCGCGCTGGCTGGCAATACATTCCTGAAGCAATATGTGACGGCCAAAGATGCGCCGGCCCGGGCTGCCGTGGCTGCCAGCTTGCCCAAAGAGAAACTAAACCTGTCTGCGCTGGAAGAAATCCTGGCGGAGATGCGGGAAGTGAAAACGCCGAAGGAACTGAAACTGCTCCGCAAGGCGGTGGCCATGTCGGCAATTGGTCAGGTAGAGGTGATGAAAGCCATGCACCCCAACATGTCTGAGACTGAGGTGCAGGGAATTCATGAGTTTGTCTACAAAAAATACGGCGCCGAATATGAGGGTTATCCGTCCATTGTGGGGGCGGGTAACAACGGCTGCATCCTGCATTACGTGGAGAACGAGAAACCCCGGCTTGGCAAAGACCTGGTTCTGATGGATCTGGGCGCCGAGTACCACGGTTATACCGCCGACGTGACCCGCACCATTCCGGCCAACGGAAAGTTCACTCCGGAGCAGAAGCAGATCTATGAGCTGGTGTATGCCGCCCAAGAAGCCGGTTTCAAGGCCTGTAAAGTGGGTAACCCTTTCAACGCCACCAATGAGGCCGCCCAAAGCGTGCTGGCCGCTGGTCTGGTGAAACTGGGCATTATCCAGAAACCCGAAGACGCGCGCCGCTACACCATGCACGGCGTGTCTCATTACCTGGGGTTAGATGTGCATGACCGGGGCACCTACGGGCCTTTAAAAGCCAACTCCGTGATAACCGTGGAGCCTGGTATCTACATCCCGGACGGTAGCCCATGTGATAAGAAGTGGTGGGGCATAGGCGTAAGGATTGAAGACGATATCCTGATCACCGACAAAGGCTGGGAGAACCTGTCGGCCGGGGCGCCGCGCACAGTCAAGGAGATTGAGGCCACCATGGCAAAGCCCAGCCCGCTGGACAACTTTAAGCTCCCGGAGCTGAAATAA
- the hemB gene encoding porphobilinogen synthase — translation MNHLTRRPRRNRKSEVIRNLVQENHLSLHDLIYPIFVTEGQNVSQAIASMPGISRFSLDRLVDEVGQCVELGIKAFAPFPNIAEEKKDRFAQESKNPEGLYLKTIVELKRQFPGIMLATDVAMDPYSSDGHDGIVDNGEIINDASLEVLGQMALAQAQAGADIVAPSDMMDGRVAHIRQILDKHAFGHVAIMSYTAKYASAFYGPFRDALESAPKHGDKKTYQMNPANSREALIEAELDTLEGADYLMVKPALSYLDVIKLLRDNSSLPIAAYNVSGEYAMVKAAAQNGWLDGEKVMLETLLSMKRAGADIILTYFAKEYAQYLKR, via the coding sequence ATGAACCACTTAACCCGTCGGCCCCGCCGCAACCGCAAGTCAGAAGTGATCAGGAACCTGGTACAGGAGAATCACCTGAGCCTGCATGACCTCATCTATCCTATATTTGTTACCGAAGGCCAGAACGTTTCCCAAGCTATTGCCTCTATGCCTGGCATCTCCCGCTTCAGCCTTGACCGGCTGGTGGATGAGGTAGGCCAGTGCGTGGAGCTGGGCATTAAGGCGTTTGCGCCATTCCCCAATATTGCCGAGGAGAAAAAAGACCGCTTCGCGCAGGAAAGCAAAAACCCCGAAGGCCTGTACCTGAAGACCATAGTGGAGCTCAAGCGCCAGTTCCCCGGCATCATGCTCGCCACCGACGTGGCCATGGACCCGTACAGCAGTGACGGCCATGACGGCATTGTAGACAACGGCGAAATTATCAACGACGCCTCCTTAGAGGTGCTGGGCCAGATGGCTTTGGCCCAGGCTCAGGCCGGCGCCGATATTGTGGCCCCTTCAGATATGATGGACGGCCGGGTGGCGCACATCCGTCAGATCCTGGACAAGCACGCCTTCGGGCACGTGGCCATCATGAGCTACACCGCCAAGTATGCCAGCGCATTCTATGGCCCGTTCCGGGATGCCCTGGAGTCCGCCCCTAAACACGGCGATAAGAAAACCTACCAGATGAACCCCGCCAACAGCCGCGAGGCCCTCATTGAGGCCGAGCTGGACACCCTGGAAGGAGCCGATTACCTGATGGTGAAACCGGCGCTTTCTTACCTGGACGTGATCAAACTCCTACGTGACAACTCCAGCCTGCCTATTGCCGCCTACAACGTAAGCGGTGAGTATGCCATGGTGAAGGCTGCCGCCCAGAACGGCTGGCTAGACGGCGAGAAAGTGATGCTGGAAACGCTGCTTAGCATGAAACGCGCCGGCGCCGATATCATCCTTACTTATTTCGCCAAGGAATACGCTC